Proteins from one Pectinophora gossypiella chromosome 19, ilPecGoss1.1, whole genome shotgun sequence genomic window:
- the LOC126375674 gene encoding facilitated trehalose transporter Tret1-2 homolog isoform X1 produces MFSIVSVMSEEIDHIRHHTTGMQTHKLTDTYLDSIGANLTVLAALAAQSINISVGFCQGFSAVLLPQYTLENPGITYEQSSWIASLGVISNPIGALLGGMMVDAVGRRLLLQSIVLPNLVGWLVIAFSETYVFLCVGRFITGFTIGMSTASYIYVAEITTPEKRGVLSALGPGLVSTGIFIVYSLGAFVHWRKVAAICAGVSLLTPFLMYFVPESPLWLASKGQMKEAYSSMFWLRQNNSTAQQELMEFTKDRKGNENMSFTDKLGLFKRRAVLKPFILLIVFFIFQEMSGIYVILYYAVDFFKSVGTSVNEFTASIIVGGVRVFMGAVGACLINSFKRRSLAAVSGLLLGIAMLGAAVCDSVNGPPLIKLACVLLHVSFSMVGFLQLPWIMSGELYPQDIRGVMSGATSCCAYVLIFFNIKTYPQLENLLTSNGTLYLFGGCALLGAAYCWWFLPETKGKSLAEIMRQFDEEKKDSIDPEVGCTKNYHMEGKPVQRRHSAGAAVSLEKNNDIFTPKWVTIDEKKNRLE; encoded by the exons ATGTTCTCAATAGTCAGTGTAATGTCTGAAGAGATAGATCACATACGCCACCACACCACTGGGATGCAAACACATAAACTCACAGACACATATCTAGACTCTATCGGGGCTAATTTGACT GTGTTGGCGGCATTGGCCGCGCAGTCGATCAACATATCGGTGGGGTTCTGTCAAGGATTCTCTGCAGTCCTGCTGCCCCAGTACACACTAGAAAACCCCGGAATTACATATGAGCAGAGCTCATGGATTG CGAGCCTGGGCGTGATATCGAACCCGATCGGGGCTCTTTTGGGCGGTATGATGGTGGACGCTGTGGGGAGACGGCTGCTGCTGCAGTCTATAGTTCTGCCCAACCTGGTTGGCTGGCTCGTCATCGCCTTCTCGGAGACCTACGTGTTTCTTTGCGTCGGCCGGTTTATCACCGGTTTTACTATCG GTATGTCAACAGCGTCATACATCTACGTAGCAGAGATCACAACGCCAGAGAAGAGAGGGGTACTCAGTGCTCTAGGCCCTGGATTAGTTTCCACCGGCATCTTCATCGTCTACTCTCTTGGAGCCTTCGTACACTGGCGGAAGGTCGCCGCGATTTGCGCCGGAGTGTCCCTGCTTACCCCATTTCTGATGTACTTCGTCCCTGAATCACCCCTCTGGCTAGCCTCCAAAGGTCAGATGAAAGAAGCCTACAGTTCCATGTTCTGGCTCCGACAGAACAACAGTACAGCTCAACAAGAACTTATGGAGTTCACCAAAGACCGGAAAGGAAACGAAAACATGTCCTTTACGGACAAACTGGGTCTTTTCAAGCGAAGAGCTGTTCTAAAACCCTTCATTCTTTTGATAGTCTTCTTCATATTCCAAGAGATGTCGGGGATATACGTGATTCTGTATTATGCTGTGGACTTCTTCAAGTCTGTTGGGACAAGTGTCAACGAGTTTACGGCTTCGATAATTGTTGGAGGGGTCAGAGTGTTCATGGGAGCTGTAGGGGCGTGCCTCATCAATAGTTTTAAGAGAAGAAGCTTGGCTGCGGTGTCCGGGCTACTTCTCGGCATTGCCATGCTTGGAGCGGCTGTCTGCGACAGTGTGAATGGACCGCCCTTAATAAAACTAGCCTGTGTGCTCCTCCACGTCTCATTCAGTATGGTCGGGTTCCTCCAGCTACCCTGGATAATGTCAGGGGAGCTGTACCCTCAGGATATCAGAGGAGTCATGTCTGGAGCCACGTCCTGCTGTGCTTATGTCCTCATCTTCTTCAACATCAAAACGTATCCTCAATTAGAAAACTTGTTAACCAGTAATGGAACTTTGTACCTTTTCGGAGGATGTGCGTTGTTAGGAGCCGCTTACTGCTGGTGGTTCCTGCCGGAGACTAAAGGGAAATCTTTGGCGGAAATTATGAGGCAGTTTGATGAGGAGAAGAAGGATAGTATAGATCCTGAAGTTGGATGCACCAAGAACTACCACATGGAGGGGAAACCAGTACAAAGGAGGCATAGTGCCGGCGCTGCCGTGTCTTTAGAGAAAAACAATGACATTTTCACACCCAAATGGGTGACCATAGACGAGAAAAAGAACAGACTGGAGTGA
- the LOC126375674 gene encoding facilitated trehalose transporter Tret1-2 homolog isoform X2 has translation MLASIKGFWKVCRYGDLYMVLAALAAQSINISVGFCQGFSAVLLPQYTLENPGITYEQSSWIASLGVISNPIGALLGGMMVDAVGRRLLLQSIVLPNLVGWLVIAFSETYVFLCVGRFITGFTIGMSTASYIYVAEITTPEKRGVLSALGPGLVSTGIFIVYSLGAFVHWRKVAAICAGVSLLTPFLMYFVPESPLWLASKGQMKEAYSSMFWLRQNNSTAQQELMEFTKDRKGNENMSFTDKLGLFKRRAVLKPFILLIVFFIFQEMSGIYVILYYAVDFFKSVGTSVNEFTASIIVGGVRVFMGAVGACLINSFKRRSLAAVSGLLLGIAMLGAAVCDSVNGPPLIKLACVLLHVSFSMVGFLQLPWIMSGELYPQDIRGVMSGATSCCAYVLIFFNIKTYPQLENLLTSNGTLYLFGGCALLGAAYCWWFLPETKGKSLAEIMRQFDEEKKDSIDPEVGCTKNYHMEGKPVQRRHSAGAAVSLEKNNDIFTPKWVTIDEKKNRLE, from the exons ATGCTGGCTAGCATCAAGGGGTTTTGGAAGGTCTGCCGTTATGGAGACCTCTACATG GTGTTGGCGGCATTGGCCGCGCAGTCGATCAACATATCGGTGGGGTTCTGTCAAGGATTCTCTGCAGTCCTGCTGCCCCAGTACACACTAGAAAACCCCGGAATTACATATGAGCAGAGCTCATGGATTG CGAGCCTGGGCGTGATATCGAACCCGATCGGGGCTCTTTTGGGCGGTATGATGGTGGACGCTGTGGGGAGACGGCTGCTGCTGCAGTCTATAGTTCTGCCCAACCTGGTTGGCTGGCTCGTCATCGCCTTCTCGGAGACCTACGTGTTTCTTTGCGTCGGCCGGTTTATCACCGGTTTTACTATCG GTATGTCAACAGCGTCATACATCTACGTAGCAGAGATCACAACGCCAGAGAAGAGAGGGGTACTCAGTGCTCTAGGCCCTGGATTAGTTTCCACCGGCATCTTCATCGTCTACTCTCTTGGAGCCTTCGTACACTGGCGGAAGGTCGCCGCGATTTGCGCCGGAGTGTCCCTGCTTACCCCATTTCTGATGTACTTCGTCCCTGAATCACCCCTCTGGCTAGCCTCCAAAGGTCAGATGAAAGAAGCCTACAGTTCCATGTTCTGGCTCCGACAGAACAACAGTACAGCTCAACAAGAACTTATGGAGTTCACCAAAGACCGGAAAGGAAACGAAAACATGTCCTTTACGGACAAACTGGGTCTTTTCAAGCGAAGAGCTGTTCTAAAACCCTTCATTCTTTTGATAGTCTTCTTCATATTCCAAGAGATGTCGGGGATATACGTGATTCTGTATTATGCTGTGGACTTCTTCAAGTCTGTTGGGACAAGTGTCAACGAGTTTACGGCTTCGATAATTGTTGGAGGGGTCAGAGTGTTCATGGGAGCTGTAGGGGCGTGCCTCATCAATAGTTTTAAGAGAAGAAGCTTGGCTGCGGTGTCCGGGCTACTTCTCGGCATTGCCATGCTTGGAGCGGCTGTCTGCGACAGTGTGAATGGACCGCCCTTAATAAAACTAGCCTGTGTGCTCCTCCACGTCTCATTCAGTATGGTCGGGTTCCTCCAGCTACCCTGGATAATGTCAGGGGAGCTGTACCCTCAGGATATCAGAGGAGTCATGTCTGGAGCCACGTCCTGCTGTGCTTATGTCCTCATCTTCTTCAACATCAAAACGTATCCTCAATTAGAAAACTTGTTAACCAGTAATGGAACTTTGTACCTTTTCGGAGGATGTGCGTTGTTAGGAGCCGCTTACTGCTGGTGGTTCCTGCCGGAGACTAAAGGGAAATCTTTGGCGGAAATTATGAGGCAGTTTGATGAGGAGAAGAAGGATAGTATAGATCCTGAAGTTGGATGCACCAAGAACTACCACATGGAGGGGAAACCAGTACAAAGGAGGCATAGTGCCGGCGCTGCCGTGTCTTTAGAGAAAAACAATGACATTTTCACACCCAAATGGGTGACCATAGACGAGAAAAAGAACAGACTGGAGTGA
- the LOC126375674 gene encoding facilitated trehalose transporter Tret1-2 homolog isoform X3, producing MFIHKVLAALAAQSINISVGFCQGFSAVLLPQYTLENPGITYEQSSWIASLGVISNPIGALLGGMMVDAVGRRLLLQSIVLPNLVGWLVIAFSETYVFLCVGRFITGFTIGMSTASYIYVAEITTPEKRGVLSALGPGLVSTGIFIVYSLGAFVHWRKVAAICAGVSLLTPFLMYFVPESPLWLASKGQMKEAYSSMFWLRQNNSTAQQELMEFTKDRKGNENMSFTDKLGLFKRRAVLKPFILLIVFFIFQEMSGIYVILYYAVDFFKSVGTSVNEFTASIIVGGVRVFMGAVGACLINSFKRRSLAAVSGLLLGIAMLGAAVCDSVNGPPLIKLACVLLHVSFSMVGFLQLPWIMSGELYPQDIRGVMSGATSCCAYVLIFFNIKTYPQLENLLTSNGTLYLFGGCALLGAAYCWWFLPETKGKSLAEIMRQFDEEKKDSIDPEVGCTKNYHMEGKPVQRRHSAGAAVSLEKNNDIFTPKWVTIDEKKNRLE from the exons ATGTTCATTCACAAG GTGTTGGCGGCATTGGCCGCGCAGTCGATCAACATATCGGTGGGGTTCTGTCAAGGATTCTCTGCAGTCCTGCTGCCCCAGTACACACTAGAAAACCCCGGAATTACATATGAGCAGAGCTCATGGATTG CGAGCCTGGGCGTGATATCGAACCCGATCGGGGCTCTTTTGGGCGGTATGATGGTGGACGCTGTGGGGAGACGGCTGCTGCTGCAGTCTATAGTTCTGCCCAACCTGGTTGGCTGGCTCGTCATCGCCTTCTCGGAGACCTACGTGTTTCTTTGCGTCGGCCGGTTTATCACCGGTTTTACTATCG GTATGTCAACAGCGTCATACATCTACGTAGCAGAGATCACAACGCCAGAGAAGAGAGGGGTACTCAGTGCTCTAGGCCCTGGATTAGTTTCCACCGGCATCTTCATCGTCTACTCTCTTGGAGCCTTCGTACACTGGCGGAAGGTCGCCGCGATTTGCGCCGGAGTGTCCCTGCTTACCCCATTTCTGATGTACTTCGTCCCTGAATCACCCCTCTGGCTAGCCTCCAAAGGTCAGATGAAAGAAGCCTACAGTTCCATGTTCTGGCTCCGACAGAACAACAGTACAGCTCAACAAGAACTTATGGAGTTCACCAAAGACCGGAAAGGAAACGAAAACATGTCCTTTACGGACAAACTGGGTCTTTTCAAGCGAAGAGCTGTTCTAAAACCCTTCATTCTTTTGATAGTCTTCTTCATATTCCAAGAGATGTCGGGGATATACGTGATTCTGTATTATGCTGTGGACTTCTTCAAGTCTGTTGGGACAAGTGTCAACGAGTTTACGGCTTCGATAATTGTTGGAGGGGTCAGAGTGTTCATGGGAGCTGTAGGGGCGTGCCTCATCAATAGTTTTAAGAGAAGAAGCTTGGCTGCGGTGTCCGGGCTACTTCTCGGCATTGCCATGCTTGGAGCGGCTGTCTGCGACAGTGTGAATGGACCGCCCTTAATAAAACTAGCCTGTGTGCTCCTCCACGTCTCATTCAGTATGGTCGGGTTCCTCCAGCTACCCTGGATAATGTCAGGGGAGCTGTACCCTCAGGATATCAGAGGAGTCATGTCTGGAGCCACGTCCTGCTGTGCTTATGTCCTCATCTTCTTCAACATCAAAACGTATCCTCAATTAGAAAACTTGTTAACCAGTAATGGAACTTTGTACCTTTTCGGAGGATGTGCGTTGTTAGGAGCCGCTTACTGCTGGTGGTTCCTGCCGGAGACTAAAGGGAAATCTTTGGCGGAAATTATGAGGCAGTTTGATGAGGAGAAGAAGGATAGTATAGATCCTGAAGTTGGATGCACCAAGAACTACCACATGGAGGGGAAACCAGTACAAAGGAGGCATAGTGCCGGCGCTGCCGTGTCTTTAGAGAAAAACAATGACATTTTCACACCCAAATGGGTGACCATAGACGAGAAAAAGAACAGACTGGAGTGA